TGGGATTGGAAGTCTGGTCACAAATATCAAGAGCTTCAATCTGTTGTTCAACCTGGTTCATTGGATAGCGAAGCTGGAATCTTTGCTAGTTCTTTTGATAAAACCGGTTTGCGTCTAATTACTTGTGAGGCTGATAAAAGCGTAAAGATATACAAACAAGTGGACAATGCCACACCTGAAACACATCCCAATTTGCCATGGACACCATCAAATCTTCGTCGGCGATATTAATAGGGCATCGACTTCCAAGATTAAGATTGAGAGGATAGTTATGATATGTATGTTATTGCTAGATATGAGattccaatttttgaatctACTATTTAATGTCATCTTTTGGTAGGCGGTAAACaatgataaaatattgGCTTGTTTCTAAATAGTAATTTTCTCATGCTTGATGTTTTGGAGTGcataaataagaaaactatagattattattgttgctttcttaaagaaaattttttaatctgtTGTAATGAACTTGTGCTTTATTCCATAGTCATAGATTTGCTTTCCTATTAGCCTTAACGTTTTCAAGGTTCCATTGTTTACTTCTTGGAAAAAGACCCATTAACGGATTGTAACAAAATTCCTTATCTCTTTAAAAGACCATACCCTACCCTAAATgtgctttaaaaaaacagtcACTGTGTAGACCTCAACACAGAAACGACAAGTTGCAGCGTGCAAATTCCTCACAAAATGCTTATTCCCAAGGAGAACCGCAAGGCCATTCATCAAGCTTTGTTCCAACAAGGTGTCCTCGTTGCTAAGAAGGGTAATGTCTAAAAAACGTCGTAGACCAAGGTTTAACTAACAAGCGTAGATTTCAACCTCCCCAAGCACCCCGAAGTTGGTGTCCCCAACTTGCAAGTCATTAAGGCTTGTCAATCCTTGGATTCTCGCGGCTATCTTAAGACCCGCTACAATTGGGGATGGTTTTACTACACCTTGACCAACGAGGGTGTTGAATACTTGCGTGAGTATTTGCACCTTCCCGCTGAGGTTGTGCCCGCTACTCACAAGCGTCAAGTTCGTCCTGCTGCCCCCCGTGCTGGCCGTCCTGAGCCTCGTGAGCGTAGCTCTGCTGCTGATGCTGGCTACCGCCGTGCCGAGAAGAAGGATGATGGTGCTGCTCCCGGTGGATTTGCTCCTTCCTTCCGTGGTGGATTCGGTCGCCCTGTTGCTGCCTAAGCCCAAAAAGTTAATATATTCAATTCAAATGTATGCTTGGTAGGATCTTATGTGTGTGTGTACTGTATTAGTAAACCGTAGATGTAAATCAGCTATGCAGATTATGAATTCCTACTAGTGGTTGGATAGTTTAATGAGTgtatttatgttttttatatttaatagcTTGTACTATGATGAGTATGTTTGGTGGTTTTCGCATTATTGATAACGAAGGGAAATAACGGTTCAAGCGATCGAATTAATCGTATTCATTATAAAAGTACATTCCAACTGCAGCGTGTATTTTTTACAGTGCGGATATTTAGCATGTCCTTAGTTAATCTCTTGTTGTCCGAGACTTTCCTGCCTTTGTAGAACAAGCCCATCCCGTACATACAGTATTGATAATCCGGTTTCTCCTGTAAGGTACGATGGCATAGTAAAAGGATCGAGAGCATCTTGACGACATATGTCTTTCAAGCCCTCCAAAATATGTTGGCCACGAAGTTGCATAACTACTAATGGCCGTTGTTCAGTAGGATTATAAGATTCtacattttcttcaagaaCCTTATCTTTCTCAGTGCTCTTTTCTATATAGTCATGATCAAGAGTAATAAGTAACTTATCAAGCACTTGAGAATGTGTGTCACCAAATCGTCGCTGAATAGCCATTTCACGGTGCTTTTCACAATTTTGAGTGCTATCCGCAATGAGGGAACTGTTATCGTCAGAAAGGATCGGTCGTGTATCTAATGGAGACCGATCTACCAAGTTTTTTGCGTAAATTTGCCATGCTCCTAAGGCATTTGCTTCCTTATTAACACCAACATTGGTGCAAAAGGTAGTTAAGTTTTTCGAGACTAAGTCTATGGGTCGAAGGGCAGAACCAGCTTTAAGTCTATAAAGTAGCCTCGATAAGCATTGTAGAAATAGAGAATGACACACATCATTTCGTAAAAATATGTTGTGTAGTAAAACATCTGAGTCATCCATGAGACCGAggtaaaatatt
This region of Schizosaccharomyces pombe strain 972h- genome assembly, chromosome: II genomic DNA includes:
- the rps1002 gene encoding 40S ribosomal protein eS10 is translated as MLIPKENRKAIHQALFQQGVLVAKKDFNLPKHPEVGVPNLQVIKACQSLDSRGYLKTRYNWGWFYYTLTNEGVEYLREYLHLPAEVVPATHKRQVRPAAPRAGRPEPRERSSAADAGYRRAEKKDDGAAPGGFAPSFRGGFGRPVAA
- the mis15 gene encoding kinetochore protein Mis15  gives rise to the protein MRTELSSNIRIKHDKKIQKLLNRFPRDFLVKLCVEWIQKQTYPPNAKDINLEDMLDDEEWNPEAFYKNVPKSMLKRSIIHRMLVYDWPNGFYLGQIAQLEILALAHGFVSMRWTASKVHHSAEKTVLPNPLVFLELLKSELESIFVYHTYISRHETLPITFIRLVLWDSKRPTALHTYPSSKQIFYLGLMDDSDVLLHNIFLRNDVCHSLFLQCLSRLLYRLKAGSALRPIDLVSKNLTTFCTNVGVNKEANALGAWQIYAKNLVDRSPLDTRPILSDDNSSLIADSTQNCEKHREMAIQRRFGDTHSQVLDKLLITLDHDYIEKSTEKDKVLEENVESYNPTEQRPLVVMQLRGQHILEGLKDICRQDALDPFTMPSYLTGETGLSILYVRDGLVLQRQESLGQQEIN